A window of Microcystis aeruginosa FD4 contains these coding sequences:
- a CDS encoding PEP-CTERM sorting domain-containing protein (PEP-CTERM proteins occur, often in large numbers, in the proteomes of bacteria that also encode an exosortase, a predicted intramembrane cysteine proteinase. The presence of a PEP-CTERM domain at a protein's C-terminus predicts cleavage within the sorting domain, followed by covalent anchoring to some some component of the (usually Gram-negative) cell surface. Many PEP-CTERM proteins exhibit an unusual sequence composition that includes large numbers of potential glycosylation sites. Expression of one such protein has been shown restore the ability of a bacterium to form floc, a type of biofilm.), translating to MYKFKTLWQATLTATFTFTLASGNALGGTFSGFAFDPGKIDSGIPGFVGPDGLGVISPNNTVNPIFKGWATGFTNYLPAPGVLPQWQTPERTLGQVTGTFDGIASLGELTAQQITDGVSPGQITLTFDSAIIDGDGADFAVFENGFGFDETGSLFAELAYVEVSTNGIDFVRFPRVSLTQDSIAPEGRIDPTPVDNLAGKHVNNGVVFAGNSFVRSSWGTPFDLSVLKDLPLVQSGVVNLNSINFVRIVDIPGNGTFLDSENRPIYDPWQTPIPGSGGFDLEAVGVIHSQSVPEPTSIVAIALAGVLGASLRRSVNRAKSSR from the coding sequence ATGTATAAGTTCAAAACCCTCTGGCAAGCGACCCTGACGGCGACATTCACGTTCACTCTTGCGAGCGGTAACGCATTGGGTGGGACGTTTTCTGGCTTCGCCTTCGACCCAGGTAAAATCGATTCAGGAATTCCTGGATTTGTTGGACCTGACGGTTTAGGTGTCATTTCACCGAATAACACCGTTAATCCGATTTTTAAAGGATGGGCAACAGGATTTACTAATTATTTACCCGCTCCTGGTGTTTTACCCCAATGGCAAACCCCAGAAAGAACATTAGGACAAGTGACAGGGACTTTTGATGGTATTGCCTCTTTAGGAGAATTAACGGCTCAACAAATCACGGACGGAGTATCCCCGGGGCAAATTACCTTAACCTTTGATTCTGCAATTATTGATGGCGATGGCGCAGATTTTGCTGTCTTTGAAAATGGATTTGGCTTCGATGAAACGGGCAGTTTATTTGCAGAATTAGCTTATGTAGAAGTTTCTACTAATGGGATAGATTTTGTTCGCTTTCCTAGGGTTTCTTTAACCCAAGATTCTATTGCCCCTGAAGGACGAATTGATCCCACACCGGTTGATAATTTGGCAGGAAAGCACGTTAATAATGGCGTAGTTTTTGCAGGTAATTCCTTTGTGCGGAGTTCTTGGGGAACACCTTTCGATTTAAGCGTTTTAAAAGATCTTCCCCTGGTTCAATCTGGCGTTGTTAATCTTAATAGCATTAACTTTGTTCGCATTGTTGATATTCCGGGTAATGGCACATTTTTAGATTCAGAAAACCGACCCATTTATGACCCTTGGCAAACCCCTATTCCCGGATCTGGCGGCTTTGATCTGGAGGCAGTGGGTGTCATTCATTCTCAGTCGGTTCCTGAACCCACCAGTATAGTGGCGATCGCTCTTGCTGGTGTACTGGGGGCTAGTCTCCGTCGGTCTGTCAATCGTGCAAAATCGTCAAGGTAG
- the metE gene encoding 5-methyltetrahydropteroyltriglutamate--homocysteine S-methyltransferase: MTIQTTTLGYPRIGKNREVKKALEAFWSGKSDTETLLQTVREVEFANWKTQLEAGIDRIGIGDTTLYDHVLDWSVRLGLIPDRFRHLSGLDQYFAMARGKDGIPALEMTKWFDTNYHYLVPEIAADVEPEANFADFLATVQRSQALLGEQAVAIILSPVTLLGLSRLEGDLATHLEKLLPLYSDLFAQLKALGITEVQLHEPILVTSSAADLREAIATTYSQLAEMGVPIHLVTYFDDLGVTYPWVMEMPVAGISLDFTRGRNLELLQQHGFPADKQLGVGIVDARNIWKVRPESVLSTLETLHSITPNIRLHPSSSLQFVPYDAMRETKLPEPLRNVLSFAEQKLEEVVILAQTLAVDDPGDRLAVVQTQWQTFEQFSPVNPGTQAALKNLTTNDFQRSLSYSLRLDKQIPLPALPTTTIGSFPQTSEVRQLRVKYKRGELTEAEYQTAIDAAIAECIKLQEDIGIDVLVHGEFERTDMVEYFGQQLAGFAFTEQGWVQSYGSRYVRPPIIYSDVARPQPMTVREFQVAQALTEKPVKGMLTGPITILNWSFPRSDISRQEQAFQIALALREEVADLEAAGAQVIQVDEPALREGLPLKLERWNQYLSWAVDAFRLATAIAQPHTQVHTHMCYCEFGDIIKDIERLDADVISIENSRSNNRTLQEVTEAGYSHQIGNGVYDIHSPVVPTTEQLVQQLQAGILNLPLRQIWVNPDCGLKTRRWEEVIPSLKNMVEATHRLRQEISPKP; the protein is encoded by the coding sequence ATGACTATTCAAACTACAACATTGGGGTATCCCCGCATTGGTAAAAATCGTGAGGTTAAAAAGGCATTAGAAGCCTTCTGGAGCGGTAAATCTGATACAGAAACCTTGCTACAAACGGTTCGAGAGGTGGAATTTGCGAACTGGAAAACACAACTCGAAGCTGGGATCGATCGTATTGGAATCGGTGACACGACGCTTTATGACCATGTTTTGGATTGGAGTGTTCGTTTGGGGCTAATACCCGATCGCTTTCGTCATCTATCGGGACTCGACCAATATTTTGCAATGGCACGCGGCAAAGATGGCATTCCAGCGCTGGAGATGACCAAATGGTTTGATACCAACTATCACTATTTGGTACCCGAAATTGCGGCGGATGTAGAGCCAGAGGCAAACTTCGCAGATTTTTTAGCAACGGTGCAGCGATCGCAAGCCCTCCTGGGTGAGCAAGCCGTGGCGATCATCCTCAGTCCTGTCACCCTATTGGGTTTAAGCCGTTTAGAAGGTGATCTGGCAACACATCTCGAAAAACTATTGCCGCTTTATAGTGATTTGTTCGCTCAACTCAAAGCACTGGGCATCACAGAAGTGCAGTTACATGAACCGATTCTCGTCACCAGCAGTGCAGCGGATCTGAGAGAAGCGATTGCAACTACCTACAGCCAGCTTGCCGAAATGGGTGTACCGATTCACCTCGTCACCTATTTTGATGATCTGGGAGTGACTTATCCCTGGGTGATGGAAATGCCCGTTGCTGGCATCAGTTTAGACTTCACCCGTGGACGCAACTTAGAGTTATTGCAACAGCACGGATTCCCAGCAGATAAACAATTGGGAGTGGGGATTGTGGATGCGCGAAATATCTGGAAAGTTCGCCCTGAATCAGTGTTATCAACACTAGAAACCCTTCACAGCATTACGCCAAATATTCGGTTGCATCCCTCATCATCCCTGCAATTTGTTCCCTATGATGCAATGCGCGAAACGAAATTGCCGGAACCCCTGCGAAATGTGTTGAGTTTCGCGGAACAGAAACTAGAAGAGGTTGTGATTCTGGCACAGACATTGGCGGTCGATGATCCGGGAGATCGATTAGCAGTAGTGCAAACGCAGTGGCAAACCTTTGAGCAGTTCAGCCCTGTAAATCCTGGTACGCAGGCTGCGCTCAAAAATTTGACGACGAATGACTTTCAGCGATCGCTCTCCTATTCTCTACGCTTAGACAAACAGATTCCCTTACCTGCTCTCCCTACCACCACGATTGGTTCCTTTCCCCAAACCTCCGAAGTACGGCAGCTACGGGTGAAATATAAGCGAGGAGAACTGACAGAAGCAGAATATCAGACAGCGATCGACGCTGCGATTGCTGAGTGCATCAAACTTCAGGAAGACATCGGCATTGATGTGCTGGTGCATGGCGAATTTGAGCGCACGGATATGGTGGAATATTTTGGTCAGCAACTGGCTGGGTTTGCCTTTACCGAACAGGGTTGGGTGCAAAGCTATGGCAGTCGCTATGTACGTCCCCCGATTATTTATAGTGATGTAGCGCGTCCTCAACCTATGACTGTGCGAGAGTTTCAGGTGGCGCAGGCATTGACTGAAAAACCTGTAAAAGGAATGCTCACAGGTCCTATCACCATCCTCAACTGGTCATTTCCGCGTAGTGATATTTCTCGTCAGGAACAGGCATTCCAGATTGCGCTGGCGTTACGCGAGGAAGTTGCCGATTTAGAAGCCGCAGGCGCACAGGTGATCCAAGTGGATGAACCCGCTTTACGGGAAGGCTTACCGCTGAAACTGGAACGCTGGAATCAGTACCTATCTTGGGCGGTAGATGCGTTTCGACTGGCAACGGCGATCGCTCAACCCCATACGCAAGTTCACACCCACATGTGCTATTGCGAGTTTGGCGACATCATCAAAGACATTGAGCGTCTGGATGCCGATGTGATTTCGATCGAAAACAGCCGCAGTAACAATCGCACCTTACAAGAGGTCACGGAGGCAGGCTATTCCCATCAAATTGGCAATGGCGTGTATGACATTCACAGTCCAGTAGTGCCAACGACTGAACAACTGGTGCAGCAATTGCAAGCAGGCATCCTGAATTTACCGTTGAGACAAATCTGGGTAAATCCAGACTGCGGATTAAAAACACGCCGCTGGGAGGAAGTGATTCCATCGCTGAAAAACATGGTAGAGGCAACTCATCGGTTACGTCAGGAAATATCACCTAAACCATAA
- the rimI gene encoding ribosomal protein S18-alanine N-acetyltransferase encodes MPKIQIKTPKSPHLAAMVALDRTSLGGIWTLSGYERELNNPNSELLILSLPSNPETIIGLACFWAILEEAHITLLAIYPDYQRQGLGKLLLYKLLEKAVQRQLERATLEVRGSNHSAIALYEHFGFRIAGERKNYYPQTGESALIFWRNDLQTAAFREQLNKWRQEILSRLARGEWQLEEETRAKIDTMGMQ; translated from the coding sequence ATGCCAAAAATCCAGATTAAAACCCCAAAATCCCCACATCTTGCCGCCATGGTAGCCCTCGATCGCACCAGTCTCGGCGGTATTTGGACCCTATCTGGTTATGAACGGGAATTAAACAACCCCAACAGTGAATTATTAATTCTCTCCCTACCCAGCAATCCGGAAACCATCATCGGATTGGCTTGTTTTTGGGCAATTCTCGAAGAAGCGCATATTACCCTTCTGGCAATTTATCCCGACTATCAAAGACAAGGATTAGGAAAACTGCTTCTCTACAAACTGCTTGAGAAGGCTGTACAAAGACAACTGGAAAGGGCTACGCTAGAGGTGAGGGGATCGAACCATTCAGCGATCGCACTCTACGAGCATTTTGGCTTCCGCATCGCTGGAGAGCGGAAAAATTATTATCCGCAAACTGGCGAATCGGCCCTAATTTTCTGGCGCAACGATCTACAAACGGCCGCTTTTCGGGAACAATTAAACAAGTGGCGACAAGAGATCCTCTCAAGACTGGCGCGGGGAGAGTGGCAATTAGAGGAAGAAACCAGAGCCAAAATAGATACCATGGGGATGCAATGA
- a CDS encoding glycosyltransferase family 4 protein, with protein sequence MRILVLAWEFPPRLVGGIARHVAELYPEIVKLGHEVHLITIEFGQAPSYELVEGIHIHRVPVPPGNDFFHWVVNMNNSMGQQGGKLIAEYGKFDLVHAHDWLVGDAAIAMKHLFKIPLIATIHATEYGRYNGLHTDTQRYIGSKEGTLVYNAWRVIVCTGYMRHEVHRALGAPWDKIDVVYNGIRAEKKQRDPNFDYRAFRRQYAEDHEKIVYYVGRMTFEKGVSVLLNAAPKVLAQTGAKTKFVIIGGGNTDKLKQQAWHLGIWHHCYFTGFMSDENLDRFQIVADCAVFPSLYEPFGIVALESFAARVPVVVSDTCGFPEVVRHGQTGIVTRVNNPDSLAWGILEVLNHPEYAQELVNNAYEDLEKRFHWANLARQTETVYGLVVQERQLVEWR encoded by the coding sequence ATGAGGATTTTAGTGTTAGCGTGGGAATTTCCACCGCGATTAGTGGGCGGTATCGCCCGTCATGTCGCCGAACTCTATCCCGAAATCGTCAAACTCGGTCATGAAGTCCATTTAATCACGATCGAATTCGGTCAGGCCCCCAGTTACGAACTGGTGGAAGGTATTCACATCCACCGCGTCCCCGTACCCCCCGGCAATGACTTTTTCCATTGGGTGGTCAACATGAATAACAGCATGGGGCAACAGGGCGGCAAACTAATCGCCGAATACGGAAAATTTGACCTTGTTCATGCCCACGATTGGTTAGTAGGAGATGCAGCCATCGCCATGAAACATCTCTTTAAAATACCCTTGATTGCCACTATTCACGCCACGGAATACGGACGTTATAACGGACTGCACACCGACACCCAACGCTATATCGGCAGCAAAGAGGGAACCCTCGTCTATAATGCTTGGCGCGTTATCGTCTGTACCGGCTATATGCGTCATGAAGTCCATCGAGCTTTGGGCGCACCCTGGGATAAAATCGATGTGGTTTATAACGGTATTCGGGCCGAGAAAAAGCAAAGAGACCCTAACTTTGATTACCGAGCTTTTCGTCGTCAATATGCCGAAGATCACGAAAAAATCGTCTATTACGTCGGGCGCATGACCTTTGAAAAGGGGGTTTCGGTGTTACTCAACGCTGCCCCAAAAGTCCTCGCTCAGACTGGGGCTAAAACTAAATTTGTCATTATCGGTGGCGGCAATACCGACAAACTCAAACAACAGGCCTGGCATCTCGGTATCTGGCATCATTGTTATTTTACGGGCTTCATGTCCGATGAAAACCTCGATCGCTTCCAAATCGTGGCCGATTGTGCCGTTTTTCCCAGTCTTTACGAACCTTTTGGTATTGTCGCCCTGGAAAGTTTCGCCGCTAGGGTTCCCGTGGTAGTTTCCGATACCTGCGGTTTTCCCGAAGTTGTCCGTCATGGCCAAACGGGAATTGTCACCCGGGTCAATAATCCTGATTCCCTCGCTTGGGGCATTTTGGAGGTTTTAAATCATCCTGAATACGCCCAAGAATTAGTTAATAACGCCTACGAAGACCTAGAAAAACGCTTTCATTGGGCGAATTTAGCCCGTCAAACCGAGACAGTATATGGTTTGGTTGTCCAAGAACGACAATTGGTAGAATGGCGTTAA
- a CDS encoding glycosyltransferase family 39 protein yields MNMLKMTKDFNPAQLASVLVNFIGFVVLLTCVLLSPHALVYDEVYHFPLVDLLNQYGLSYRFLRGTGQSAPGPLYPIIHYIFQPWTNLQAPAIRLVNILLLLLLILVLSLTLKKIFKIPRSIVSSLAIMGLPMIWVITGMALTEIPAMLLATLAVFLIFIALEKIEDNQQMSLGIAALSGLCLGIAILGRQTFLILVFILPILTISSSKKSWQPLLLCWLTSGIFPAIVFSVWGGLVPPGQSSLSSGYSLVNGFLSFAYTGLLLFILAPKWFSLNKVIIISVLVSSCLGNALFKILSIRPAYHVFKKIIPDPTLLSFFFYLASSCLLAFGILFLIASLNNCRDHKRDSKFLFLNVAVIVVAATAFKITHYYSTRYTATAIPFLILLAQYYTKDNYFKVARLLLGNIVGCLMLVSYFLRPWN; encoded by the coding sequence ATGAATATGCTGAAAATGACTAAGGATTTTAATCCCGCTCAACTAGCAAGTGTCCTGGTCAATTTCATCGGTTTTGTGGTTTTATTGACCTGTGTACTTCTTTCTCCCCATGCTCTCGTTTATGATGAAGTTTATCACTTCCCGTTAGTAGATTTATTAAATCAATACGGTTTATCCTATCGATTCTTACGCGGCACAGGACAATCAGCCCCAGGTCCACTATACCCGATAATTCATTATATCTTTCAGCCCTGGACCAATTTGCAAGCCCCTGCCATTAGATTGGTTAATATTCTTCTTTTATTACTGTTAATTTTAGTCCTCAGTTTAACCCTGAAAAAAATTTTCAAAATTCCCCGGTCAATAGTCTCTAGTTTGGCAATTATGGGCTTACCGATGATTTGGGTGATTACGGGCATGGCTCTCACGGAAATCCCTGCTATGCTCTTGGCAACCTTAGCAGTTTTCTTGATATTTATAGCTCTAGAAAAAATTGAAGATAACCAGCAAATGAGCTTAGGAATAGCGGCTCTGAGCGGATTATGTTTAGGGATAGCAATCCTAGGCAGACAAACTTTTCTCATTTTAGTGTTTATCTTGCCAATACTAACAATTAGTTCCTCAAAAAAATCTTGGCAACCTTTACTATTATGCTGGTTAACTTCTGGAATTTTCCCCGCTATTGTTTTTAGCGTGTGGGGTGGATTAGTTCCCCCCGGCCAAAGTTCATTATCTTCTGGATATTCTCTGGTTAACGGATTTCTTTCCTTTGCCTACACCGGTCTTTTATTATTTATCCTCGCTCCCAAATGGTTCAGTTTGAATAAGGTGATAATAATATCTGTCTTGGTCAGCAGCTGCCTGGGCAACGCTCTCTTTAAAATCCTTTCTATTCGTCCGGCCTACCACGTTTTCAAGAAAATTATTCCTGATCCTACTTTGCTAAGTTTCTTTTTCTATTTAGCTTCCTCCTGTTTACTTGCCTTTGGAATTCTTTTTCTGATTGCCAGCCTCAACAATTGCCGAGATCACAAGAGAGATAGTAAATTTCTGTTTTTAAATGTTGCCGTGATCGTAGTTGCCGCTACAGCTTTTAAAATTACCCATTATTATTCGACTCGCTATACAGCTACAGCTATTCCCTTCTTGATCCTGTTAGCCCAGTATTATACCAAAGATAACTATTTCAAGGTAGCTCGCTTATTGCTGGGCAATATTGTCGGCTGTTTGATGTTAGTTTCTTATTTTTTACGTCCTTGGAACTAG